In Oncorhynchus clarkii lewisi isolate Uvic-CL-2024 chromosome 16, UVic_Ocla_1.0, whole genome shotgun sequence, one genomic interval encodes:
- the LOC139368146 gene encoding 3-phosphoinositide-dependent protein kinase 1 → MARATSQIYDVVPIQSSVVICSCPHPSMVRNQPDSCSPLGIPGASSSHCPSMDGPTSESRAPGKPTSQGSELRQAPQPRKKRPEDFKFGKILGEGSFSTVVLAREQATAKEYAIKILEKRHIMKENKAQYVKRERDVMSNLDHPFFVKLYFTFQDDEKLYFGLSYAKNGELLKYIRKIGSFDETCTRFYSAEIVCALEYLHEKGIIHRDLKPENILLSEDMHIQITDFGTAKQLSSDSKQARANSFVGTAQYVSPELLTEKSACKSSDLWALGCIVYQLVAGLPPFRAGNEYLIFQKIIKLEYEFPEKFFPKAKDLVEQLLSLDPSKRIGCEEMGGYDPLRGHPFFETISWGDLHVQTPPKLTPYLPAMSEDDEDCYGNYDDLLSQFSSMQVAQSSSSHSLSTPETIPPVPQRSSSNIEQYIHDLDNNSFELDLLFSEEEKQLLLDKQTSGNPWHQFVENNLILKMGPVDKRKGLFARRRQLLLTEGPHLYYVDPVNKVLKGEIPWSPELRPEAKNFKTFFVHTPNRTYYLMDPSGNADKWCKKIQEVWRKIYHKHQNLGL, encoded by the exons ATGGCAAGAGCTACAAGTCAAATA TATGATGTTGTGCCCATTCAATCCAGCGTTGTCATCTGTTCCTGCCCACATCCATCAATGGTAAGAAATCAGCCCGACTCCTGCTCGCCACTTGGTATCCCAGGCGCAAGTAGCAGCCACTGTCCTAGCATGGATGGCCCCACCTCTGAGTCCCGGGCTCCGGGCAAGCCTACCAGCCAGGGCTCCGAGCTCCGGCAGGCCCCCCAGCCGCGCAAAAAGAGGCCAGAGGACTTCAAATTCGGCAAGATACTAGGAGAGGGCTCGTTCTCAACC GTTGTCCTTGCAAGAGAACAGGCAACGGCAAAAGAATATGCAA TAAAAATTTTGGAGAAGCGGCATATTATGAAGGAGAACAAGGCACAGTACGTGAAAAGAGAAAGGGATGTGATGTCAAACCTAGATCACCCATTCTTTGTCAAACTCTACTTTACATTTCAAGATGATGAAAAGTTGT ATTTTGGCCTTAGCTATGCTAAGAATGGAGAGCTTTTGAAATATATTCGCAAAATCGGTTCTTTTGATGAGACCTGTACTAGATTCTACTCGGCGGAAATTGTTTGCGCACTAGAATATTTGCATGAGAAGGGGATTATTCACAG AGACCTTAAACCTGAGAATATTTTACTGAGCGAAGACATGCACATCCAAATAACAGACTTTGGAACAGCGAAGCAATTATCTTCCGATAGCAAACAAG CGAGAGCGAACTCCTTTGTAGGAACTGCGCAGTATGTGTCTCCAGAGCTGCTGACAGAGAAATCTGCTTGCAAGAG CTCTGACCTCTGGGCCTTGGGATGCATAGTCTATCAGCTGGTGGCTGGGCTACCACCCTTCAGAGCTGG AAACGAGTACCTAATATTCCAGAAGATAATCAAGCTGGAGTATGAATTTCCGGAGAAGTTCTTCCCCAAAGCGAAAGATCTTGTTGAACAGCTTTTG TCGCTGGACCCCTCCAAGAGAATCGGTTGCGAGGAGATGGGAGGGTACGACCCCCTGAGGGGACACCCGTTCTTCGAGACCATCTCCTGGGGAGACCTCCATGTGCAGACGCCACCCAAGCTCACGCCCTACCTGCCAGCCATGTCTGAGGATGATGAGGACTGCTATGGAAAC TATGACGACCTCCTGAGCCAGTTCAGCAGCATGCAGGTGGCCCAGTCCAGCTCGTCCCACTCGCTCTCCACGCCTGAGACTATTCCCCCAGTGCCGCAGAGGTCCAGCAGCAACATCGAGCAGTACATCCATGACCTGGACAACAACTCGTTTGAGCTGGACCTGCTGTTCTCCGAGGAGGAGAAGCAGCTGCTGCTGGACAAACAGACGAGTGGAAACCCCTG GCACCAGTTTGTTGAGAATAATTTGATCCTGAAAATGGGCCCAGTGGATAAACGAAAG GGCCTGTTTGCTCGACGGAGACAACTGCTCCTCACTGAAGGGCCACACCTGTACTACGTGGACCCTGTCAACAAGGTCCTGAAGGGGGAGATCCCCTGGTCCCCTGAGCTGCGTCCAGAGGCCAAGAACTTTAAGACCTTCTTTGTCCACACG CCCAATCGAACATACTATCTGATGGACCCGAGTGGAAATGCAGACAAGTGGTGTAAGAAGATCCAGGAAGTGTGGAGAAAGATCTATCACAAGCACCAAAATCTTGGCCTATAG